Proteins encoded by one window of Lathyrus oleraceus cultivar Zhongwan6 chromosome 1, CAAS_Psat_ZW6_1.0, whole genome shotgun sequence:
- the LOC127130668 gene encoding disease resistance protein RPV1 — protein sequence MASVNEVFTYDVFLSFRGDDTRYGFTGHLRKALDDKGVRTFMDDDGLQKGDEITPSLLKAIEHSKIAIVVLSKNYASSSFCLQELSKIIDSMNGKDRSILPVFYKVDPSDVRKLKRSYGEAMDKHDEGTSSSHHMNNKWKISLHHVANLSGFHYKKGDGYEHEFIAKIVEQVLRMIKPVTLPVDDYLVGLEPQKEQLMSLLNVGCDNRVRMVGIHGIGGIGKTTLALAVYNSIAHQFEGSCFLENVRENSEKHGLPYLQMIFLSKVVGEKIELTGVRQGSSIIQQRLRQKKLLLIIDDVNEPEQLQAIAGRHEWFGPTTRIIITTRDKRLLTNHGVESTYEVKELNHKDSFKLLVKRKRKSLESGKKISDYFRVLRRVTRYASGIPLVLEVISSQLFNKTIEQCNLTLDSYDRRIPNKKIQMILQISFDALNEEEKSVFLDIACCFKGFKLAMVEKILHAHYGDSKKDHINVLLEKSLIKISESDKITLHDMIEDMGKEIVRQESPKKPGKRSRLWLPGDIFHVLEGNMGTSSTEIIYLDCSKEVKWDGEAFKKMKNLKTLIIRHATFSKSPSYLPNSVRVLEWCEYPSSDLPPGFYPEKLVICNFGSNFTSNPFEWEDFLQKKFQNMRVLNFDHCELLTKIPDLSSLPNLEEFSFQNCGNLIAIDKSIGFLYKLRILRIMHCNEIQSVPPPNWASLVELNLSHCDSLESFPSVVDGFVGKLEILRVIRCSKITSIPPLMLASLEELDLSNCISLESFPLLVKGLLANLKTLRAMNCIKLRSIPTLKMASLEEIDLSRCSCLESFPPAVDGLADKLKTMSVRSCVKLRSIPPLKLDSLEKLDLSHCSSLESFPLVVDGFLGKLKTLLVQSCDSLRSIPPLKLNSLEELDLSHCYNLESFPIVVDGLLDKLEVLSIEYCIMLRSIPPLRLTSLLKFNLSDCLSLECFPEILGEMRNIPQLYLGSTPIQKLPFPFRSLTLRPTSYPCNCRIVNLPNRVAAMSMLAKLTIKAEKKVSPVQSSQVEYICLTKCKLSDEYLSIGLAFFANVKELHLTECQFTVLPISIEKCHFLWRLVLDDCEELEEIKGIPPGLKELSALNCKSLTLSCKSKLLNQELHEYGNTRFCLPRAKIPEWFDHQCSAGLSTSFWFRNNFPAIVLCVVSPLTWVDDFRRCVRVTINGNTFLYTRGLKIRRSPAKMYTLNLFHMQMKNFNDNMDKAVLENKWNHAEVDFGFPFMNSGIHVLKEKSSMKDIRFTNPENDANIDFTRNVEVSI from the exons ATGGCTTCCGTCAACGAGGTATTCACCTACGACGTATTCCTTAGTTTCAGAGGCGACGATACTCGTTATGGTTTCACCGGCCATCTCCGCAAAGCTCTTGATGACAAAGGAGTTCGAACCTTCATGGATGACGACGGCCTTCAAAAAGGGGATGAAATCACACCTTCGCTTCTCAAAGCAATTGAACACTCCAAAATCGCCATCGTTGTCCTCTCTAAGAACTACGCTTCTTCTTCCTTTTGCTTACAAGAACTTTCCAAGATCATTGATTCGATGAACGGTAAGGATCGTTCTATTTTGCCTGTTTTTTATAAGGTGGATCCTTCCGATGTACGAAAGTTGAAAAGAAGTTACGGTGAAGCCATGGATAAACATGATGAGGGCACATCATCCAGTCATCACATGAATAACAAATGGAAGATTTCTCTGCATCATGTTGCTAATTTGTCTGGATTTCATTACAAGAAAGG GGATGGGTATGAGCATGAGTTTATTGCAAAGATCGTTGAACAAGTCTTAAGAATGATAAAACCCGTAACTTTACCCGTTGATGATTACCTCGTTGGACTGGAGCCTCAAAAAGAACAACTAATGTCACTTTTGAATGTTGGATGTGATAATAGAGTTCGCATGGTAGGGATTCATGGAATTGGTGGAATAGGGAAAACAACTCTTGCTCTAGCAGTTTATAATTCAATTGCCCATCAATTTGAAGGGTCGTGCTTTCTAGAAAATGTTAGAGAAAATTCTGAGAAACACGGGTTGCCATATCTCCAAATGATCTTTCTTTCTAAAGTAGTTGGAGAGAAAATCGAGTTAACCGGTGTTCGACAAGGAAGTTCAATAATACAACAGAGGCTTCGACAAAAGAAGTTACTTTTGATTATAGACGATGTTAATGAGCCAGAGCAATTACAAGCTATTGCTGGAAGACACGAATGGTTTGGTCCTACAACTAGAATCATCATCACAACTCGGGACAAAAGATTGCTTACAAATCATGGAGTTGAAAGCACATATGAGGTGAAGGAGTTGAACCACAAGGACTCTTTTAAATTATTAGTTAAACGAAAAAGAAAATCTTTAGAGTCAGGCAAAAAAATTTCAGATTATTTCCGTGTTTTAAGACGTGTCACAAGATATGCTTCTGGGATTCCATTGGTTTTGGAAGTAATATCTTCTCAGTTATTTAATAAAACAATAGAACAGTGTAATCTTACTTTAGATAGTTATGATAGGAGGATTCCTAACAAAAAGATTCAAATGATACTCCAAATAAGCTTTGATGCTTTGAATGAAGAAGAAAAGAGTGTTTTTCTTGATATTGCCTGTTGCTTCAAAGGATTTAAATTGGCAATGGTTGAAAAAATACTCCATGCTCATTATGGTGATAGCAAGAAAGACCACATCAATGTGTTACTTGAAAAATCTCTCATAAAGATAAGTGAGTCTGATAAAATTACATTACATGATATGATTGAGGACATGGGGAAAGAAATTGTAAGACAAGAGTCACCGAAAAAGCCTGGAAAGCGCAGTAGGTTATGGCTCCCAGGAGATATATTTCATGTTTTAGAAGGAAATATG GGAACTAGTTCAACTGAAATCATATATTTGGATTGTTCAAAGGAAGTAAAATGGGATGGAGAAGCTTTCAAGAAGATGAAAAATCTCAAAACACTAATTATTAGACATGCCACTTTTTCTAAAAGTCCCAGCTATCTTCCAAATAGTGTAAGAGTATTGGAATGGTGTGAGTATCCTTCATCAGATTTACCACCTGGTTTTTATCCGGAGAAACTTGTTATATGCAATTTTGGCTCTAACTTTACATCAAATCCATTTGAGTGGGAGGACTTTCTCCAGAAG AAGTTCCAGAATATGAGAGTTTTAAATTTTGACCATTGTGAACTTTTAACAAAAATACCTGACCTATCTAGTCTCCCAAATTTAGAAGAATTTTCATTTCAAAATTGTGGGAATCTGATTGCAATTGATAAATCGATTGGTTTCCTGTACAAACTCAGAATCTTGAGAATTATGCATTGCAATGAAATCCAGAGTGTTCCACCTCCGAATTGGGCTTCACTAGTAGAACTCAATCTTTCACATTGTGATAGTTTAGAAAGCTTTCCTAGCGTCGTGGATGGATTTGTTGGCAAACTTGAAATCTTGAGGGTTATACGTTGCAGCAAAATCACAAGTATTCCACCTCTCATGCTAGCTTCTCTAGAAGAACTAGATCTTTCAAATTGTATCAGTCTTGAGAGTTTTCCACTTTTGGTAAAAGGGTTGCTCGCTAATCTTAAGACCTTGAGAGCTATGAATTGCATCAAGCTTAGGAGTATTCCAACTCTCAAGATGGCTTCTCTAGAAGAAATCGATCTTTCAAGATGTTCTTGTCTTGAGAGTTTTCCACCTGCGGTAGATGGGTTGGCGGATAAACTTAAAACTATGAGTGTTAGAAGTTGTGTCAAGCTAAGGAGTATTCCACCTCTCAAGTTGGATTCGCTAGAAAAACTTGATCTTTCACATTGTTCTAGTCTTGAGAGTTTTCCACTTGTGGTGGACGGTTTTCTTGGCAAACTTAAAACCCTGCTTGTTCAAAGTTGTGACAGTCTCAGGAGTATTCCACCTCTCAAGTTAAATTCCTTAGAAGAACTTGACCTTTCACATTGTTATAATCTCGAGAGCTTTCCAATTGTGGTGGATGGATTGTTGGATAAACTTGAAGTCTTGAGTATTGAATATTGCATCATGCTTAGGAGTATCCCACCCTTGAGGTTGACTTCATTGCTAAAATTCAATCTTTCAGATTGTCTAAGTCTAGAGTGTTTTCCAGAAATATTAGGAGAGATGAGAAATATACCACAACTTTACTTGGGTAGCACTCCCATACAAAAACTTCCATTTCCATTTCGAAGTCTTACTCTGCGCCCAACATCATATCCATGTAACTGTAGAATTGTTAATTTACCAAATAGAGTTGCTGCGATGTCAATGTTGGCTAAACTTACCATCAAGGCTGAAAAAAAAGTGAGCCCCGTGCAATCTTCACAAGTAGAATATATTTGTCTCACGAAATGCAAACTTTCCGATGAATATTTGTCCATAGGTCTCGCGTTTTTTGCGAATGTGAAAGAATTACATTTAACTGAATGTCAATTCACAGTACTTCCTATATCTATTGAAAAATGTCACTTTTTATGGAGGCTTGTCTTGGATGATTGTGAGGAACTTGAGGAAATTAAAGGGATTCCACCTGGCTTAAAAGAATTATCTGCATTAAACTGCAAATCGTTGACTTTGTCGTGTAAAAGCAAATTATTAAATCAG GAATTGCATGAGTATGGAAACACTCGGTTCTGTTTGCCACGAGCAAAGATTCCAGAGTGGTTCGACCACCAATGCTCGGCAGGATTGTCAACTTCTTTCTGGTTTCGTAATAACTTTCCTGCCATAGTTCTCTGTGTTGTTTCTCCATTGACGTGGGTAGATGATTTTCGACGCTGTGTAAGAGTGACCATCAACGGAAATACATTTCTCTATACACGTGGTTTGAAGATACGTAGGTCACCGGCCAAAATGTATACTTTAAATCTTTTTCATATGCAAATGAAAAACTTCAATGATAATATGGACAAAGCAGTTTTAGAAAATAAGTGGAACCATGCAGAGGTTGATTTTGGATTCCCATTCATGAATAGTGGAATCCATGTATTGAAAGAGAAAAGTAGCATGAAGGATATACGATTCACCAACCCAGAGAATGATGCTAATATTGACTTCACTCGGAATGTTGAAGTGAGTATATAA